The Leifsonia williamsii genome includes a region encoding these proteins:
- a CDS encoding L-rhamnose mutarotase produces the protein MSESRRVCFTMRLKPERIDDYLAAHETVWPEMLDALRETGWHDYSLFVDKREGLVVGYLETDDFEAAQAAMNEREVNARWQAGMAEFFAEEAAPDSTMNRLTEYFHLD, from the coding sequence GTGTCCGAATCCCGCCGCGTGTGCTTCACGATGCGACTCAAGCCCGAGCGCATCGACGACTACCTCGCCGCGCACGAGACCGTCTGGCCCGAGATGCTCGACGCCCTCCGCGAGACCGGCTGGCACGACTACTCCCTCTTCGTCGACAAGCGGGAGGGACTCGTCGTCGGCTACCTCGAGACCGACGACTTCGAGGCGGCCCAGGCCGCCATGAACGAGCGCGAGGTCAACGCGCGCTGGCAGGCGGGCATGGCCGAGTTCTTCGCCGAGGAGGCCGCGCCCGACAGCACCATGAACCGGCTGACCGAGTACTTCCATCTCGATTGA
- a CDS encoding LacI family DNA-binding transcriptional regulator, whose product MAAKRPSVKDVAALAGVAVGTVSNVLNRPDIVAEPTRRAVEEAIAALGFTRNESARQLRAGASRSLAMVVMDVANPFFTDLYTGAEAFALERGFSIQLGNSGNDPERERQQLAAFEQQRVRGMLLAPIGVAGGSVERLRERGMPTVLVDRVASDVEACSVAVDDVEGGRLAVAHLIDGGHQRIAFVGGPAELQQIRDRLAGSRRAVADAPRPVELSVVDTATLGARDGREAAERLLALPAGERPTAVFAANDLLALGLLQGFVTAGLRVPDDVAIVGYDDIDFAATAAVPLSAVRQPRREIGYSAGELLFREIEDLDAGATHVHQHVRFVPELIVRRSSAPAAVSAQ is encoded by the coding sequence GTGGCCGCCAAGCGTCCCAGCGTGAAGGATGTCGCCGCCCTCGCCGGCGTCGCCGTCGGCACCGTCTCGAACGTGCTCAACCGCCCCGACATCGTCGCGGAGCCCACCCGGCGAGCGGTCGAGGAGGCCATCGCCGCCCTCGGCTTCACCCGCAACGAGTCCGCGAGGCAGCTGCGGGCCGGCGCCAGCCGCAGCCTCGCGATGGTCGTCATGGACGTCGCGAACCCGTTCTTCACCGACCTGTACACGGGCGCCGAGGCGTTCGCGCTCGAGCGCGGCTTCTCCATCCAGCTCGGCAACAGCGGCAACGACCCCGAGCGCGAGCGGCAGCAGCTCGCCGCCTTCGAGCAGCAGCGCGTTCGCGGCATGCTGCTCGCCCCGATCGGGGTGGCGGGAGGCTCGGTCGAGCGCCTGCGCGAGCGCGGCATGCCGACCGTGCTGGTCGACCGGGTCGCCTCCGACGTGGAGGCGTGCTCGGTCGCGGTGGACGATGTGGAGGGCGGCCGGCTCGCCGTCGCCCACCTGATCGACGGCGGCCACCAGCGGATCGCCTTCGTGGGCGGGCCGGCCGAGCTGCAGCAGATCCGCGACCGTCTCGCGGGGTCCCGCCGGGCGGTCGCCGACGCCCCTCGGCCCGTCGAGCTGTCGGTCGTCGACACCGCCACGCTCGGCGCGCGCGACGGACGGGAGGCCGCGGAGCGCCTCCTCGCCCTCCCCGCTGGCGAGCGGCCGACCGCGGTGTTCGCCGCCAACGACCTCCTCGCGCTCGGACTCCTACAGGGCTTCGTGACCGCCGGGCTGCGCGTGCCCGACGACGTCGCGATCGTCGGCTACGACGACATCGACTTCGCCGCGACGGCCGCCGTGCCGCTCTCGGCGGTGCGGCAGCCGCGCCGCGAGATCGGCTACTCGGCCGGCGAGCTGCTGTTCCGCGAGATCGAGGATCTCGACGCGGGAGCGACGCACGTGCACCAGCACGTCCGCTTCGTGCCGGAGCTGATCGTGCGCCGCTCCTCCGCCCCCGCCGCCGTATCCGCGCAGTAA